The Gemmatimonadaceae bacterium genome segment CGAGACTCACAGGGCGGCGGTCGAGGGGGTAGGGCTGGGGGCCCAAATGCGGGGCGATGCGGGCACGCCCGAAAGGTGGGCGCTGCGCGCTGGTTGAGGAAAGGGGGCGCAGGCGCGTCCGGCGGCGTCAGATAGGATCGTTGATGCGTGGCGGTGTGCCGGCTCGCGTTGACCCCACAGCGCCAACCGTCTACGTTCGTCGTTCATGTGGCACTCCACTCGCGTCGCAGCATGAGGCGCCCACCAGCGCTCGCCCCCGGGGCCCGTGTGGCGCTGGTGTGTCCTTCGGGGCCGCTCGCCGGGCCCGACGATCTCGACCGTGCCCAAGCCAACGCCCGCGCCATGGGGTGGGAGCCCGTCCCCGGCCAGTGGGTGCTCGCGCGCGACGGGTACCTCGCGGGTACCGATCAGCAGCGACTCGACGACCTCAACGCCGCGCTGCGCGACGACTCGATCGATGGCATCTGGTGCGTGCGGGGCGGTTACGGCTCCATGCGGCTGCTCGAGGGCATCGAATACAGTGCCTTGCGCCGCCGCCCTCGCGCCCTCATGGGGTATTCCGACATCACAGCGCTGCACTCGGCCATCGGTATGCGTTGCGATCTGGTGACGTATCACGCTCCCGTGGCGCGGGGCGACCTGACGCCGTTCACGCGCGCGTCGCTGGAGCGGGCGGTGGTGCAGCGCGCCGATTCGTGCGGACGGGCCGACGGCGCCCGGACGCTGCGGGGCGGCCGGGTGCGCGGACGCGTGGTGGGGGGCAATCTCGCCTTGCTGGCGGCGCTGGCCGGCACCGCCTTCGCGCCCAACTACGATCGGGCGATCATCGTCATCGAAGACGTGAATGAGGACGTGTACCGCATTGAGCGCATGCTGCTCACCCTCCGTCTGGGCGACGCCTTCGCGACCTGCGTGGGGCTGGTGTTCGGGGCGTTCACCAACACGCCGGCTGAACGCCCCGACCACGGCGGCTCGCGGCCGCTCGATGCGGTGCTGCAGGAGATCGCCGACCAGCTGGGCATTCCGTGCATTTCGGGCGCGCCCGTGGGGCACATCGCCGACCAGTGGACGGTTCCGCTCGGAGCGGAGGCGGAGCTGGACGCGGACTCACAACTGATGGCAGCAGAGTAGGAGGGTAGGAGCGTAGGACGGATACCTGCGAAACGCCGTCTACTCTCCTACTGTCCTACCGTCCTACCATTGACGATCGGGCTCGGTCTTACAACGGGGCCCCTGGGTCCATATTCTTCATCGAGTCCCCCACGCCATCCGGCATGAAGACAGGCCAACAACTCCTCGACGAAGTCAAAGGACGTATCAGCGAGACGTCCGTGGCCAGCGCGCTGGACAGCTACCGACGCCGCGAACACATCGTGTTCCTTGATGTGCGCGATCCGAACGAAACC includes the following:
- a CDS encoding LD-carboxypeptidase, whose protein sequence is MRRPPALAPGARVALVCPSGPLAGPDDLDRAQANARAMGWEPVPGQWVLARDGYLAGTDQQRLDDLNAALRDDSIDGIWCVRGGYGSMRLLEGIEYSALRRRPRALMGYSDITALHSAIGMRCDLVTYHAPVARGDLTPFTRASLERAVVQRADSCGRADGARTLRGGRVRGRVVGGNLALLAALAGTAFAPNYDRAIIVIEDVNEDVYRIERMLLTLRLGDAFATCVGLVFGAFTNTPAERPDHGGSRPLDAVLQEIADQLGIPCISGAPVGHIADQWTVPLGAEAELDADSQLMAAE